Proteins from a single region of Hydrogenobacter hydrogenophilus:
- the alr gene encoding alanine racemase — protein MARAVLEISADAIRHNIKALKDFSGKKIIAVVKADAYGMSAFHVCSVLEHMDEVSSYAVACVEEGVELRKAGFKKDILVLGGVLRGEERALTEYRLTPVVSHKEHLKVIEGLHVGFHVKYDTGMGRLGFLEEVIRDSRIKGVLTHLSSPLDRDFSLRQIEEFKKIVKDYSSVDIHMESSAGVIYRVPFTTHIRIGLAMYGEKPAPDYPVALKRALRLKARIISVKYLPSGHPVSYSRTYTTDKKKKVGVVAFGYADGLTKALSNIGYLYWKDKPIKILGNITMDMTVVDLDNTSAQVGDWVEIVGEHQSFGDLAKLAGTIPYEIMCNVSSRVKRLLVP, from the coding sequence ATGGCAAGAGCTGTTTTGGAGATAAGTGCGGACGCTATAAGACACAACATAAAGGCGCTAAAGGATTTTTCCGGTAAAAAGATTATAGCAGTAGTTAAGGCTGATGCCTATGGTATGTCTGCTTTCCATGTGTGTAGTGTGTTGGAACATATGGATGAGGTATCCTCTTACGCTGTAGCTTGTGTTGAAGAGGGTGTAGAACTCAGAAAGGCTGGTTTTAAAAAAGATATACTAGTTCTTGGGGGCGTACTAAGGGGTGAGGAAAGAGCACTGACAGAATACCGTCTTACTCCTGTTGTTTCCCACAAAGAGCATCTTAAAGTGATAGAAGGTCTCCATGTGGGCTTTCATGTAAAGTATGACACGGGTATGGGTAGGCTCGGTTTTCTTGAAGAAGTGATAAGGGATAGCAGGATAAAAGGCGTTCTTACACACCTTTCAAGTCCATTGGACAGAGATTTTTCTTTAAGGCAGATAGAAGAGTTCAAAAAGATAGTAAAGGATTACTCAAGTGTGGATATACACATGGAAAGTTCCGCGGGTGTTATATACCGTGTGCCTTTTACTACTCACATTAGGATAGGCCTTGCCATGTACGGAGAAAAACCTGCTCCAGACTACCCAGTAGCCCTAAAAAGAGCTCTGCGGTTAAAAGCGCGCATTATATCTGTAAAATACCTCCCCAGCGGACATCCAGTATCCTATTCAAGAACTTACACAACGGATAAAAAGAAAAAAGTAGGTGTAGTTGCCTTTGGGTATGCAGATGGACTCACAAAAGCGCTTTCTAACATAGGATACCTTTACTGGAAGGATAAACCCATAAAGATTTTGGGAAACATAACTATGGACATGACTGTTGTGGATTTGGATAACACATCTGCACAGGTAGGTGATTGGGTAGAAATTGTTGGAGAGCACCAAAGTTTTGGTGATCTTGCCAAGCTTGCAGGAACCATACCTTACGAGATTATGTGCAATGTGTCCTCTCGCGTAAAGAGGCTTCTTGTGCCTTAG
- the tpx gene encoding thiol peroxidase, with translation MAQTVTLKGNPVALSGPTLSVGDRVPEAVVVTKDLQEKIIGGAKGVVQVIITVPSLDTPVCETETKKFNEMLAGIEGVDVTVVSMDLPFAEKRFCESFNIGNITVASDFRYRDMEKYGVLIVEGALKGILARAVFIVNKDGKLAYIQLVPEITQEPNYEEVVKKIKELL, from the coding sequence ATGGCTCAAACTGTTACTCTAAAGGGAAATCCTGTTGCTTTATCAGGTCCTACCCTTTCTGTAGGAGACAGGGTACCCGAAGCGGTAGTTGTTACCAAAGACCTTCAGGAAAAGATCATAGGTGGTGCAAAGGGTGTAGTGCAAGTGATCATAACTGTGCCTTCTTTGGACACCCCAGTTTGCGAGACAGAAACCAAAAAGTTCAACGAGATGCTTGCCGGTATAGAAGGTGTAGATGTAACCGTGGTCTCCATGGACCTTCCCTTTGCAGAAAAGAGGTTTTGTGAAAGCTTCAACATAGGCAATATAACTGTAGCCTCTGATTTTAGATACAGAGACATGGAAAAGTATGGAGTTCTCATTGTGGAAGGTGCACTCAAGGGTATACTGGCAAGGGCAGTTTTCATTGTAAATAAAGACGGAAAGCTTGCATACATACAGCTTGTTCCGGAGATCACTCAAGAACCTAATTACGAAGAGGTTGTCAAAAAGATAAAGGAGCTTTTATAA
- the nikR gene encoding nickel-responsive transcriptional regulator NikR, which translates to MKEKIVRFCVSLPQYLLEELDRKIIKRGYSSRSELVRDLIRELMVEDAWREEEEVIGVLTLIYDHHQRELAQKMLEIQHNQYVKVLCSTHIHLDHHNCLENIVLKGKPNEIESISINIGGLRGVKFAKLTKASNV; encoded by the coding sequence ATGAAGGAAAAGATTGTAAGGTTTTGTGTGTCTTTGCCCCAGTATCTGTTAGAGGAACTTGATAGGAAAATAATAAAAAGGGGCTATTCCTCAAGGTCTGAGCTCGTAAGGGACCTTATAAGAGAACTTATGGTAGAAGATGCGTGGCGGGAGGAGGAGGAGGTTATTGGCGTTTTAACATTAATATATGATCATCACCAGAGAGAACTTGCTCAAAAGATGCTTGAAATACAGCACAACCAATATGTAAAAGTGCTTTGTAGCACACACATACACTTAGACCACCACAACTGTCTTGAAAACATAGTGCTAAAGGGGAAACCCAATGAAATAGAAAGTATATCCATAAACATAGGAGGACTCAGAGGCGTTAAGTTTGCAAAACTCACCAAGGCTTCTAATGTGTAA
- a CDS encoding sigma-70 family RNA polymerase sigma factor, producing MGTFALGGFVLWLVSFPMAGFLLDRVQLMPYFLLAHIVGLLTCFLLDRKILLFAIPLTAVVALFTAVYPYVGSKEYLLILIGFMSAFTATYTGFLISSQGSINSFFGLALGNVGSLFISFFPVEKTFKYLLSAVSLVAVMYSPKQVPQADKSLHSLYRMLPYFLVFYATGGLMYKGVLEFYAQVSYLHGLEVIFYAMGVLVSYKLLSLLGEKALVAVSAFLNATAYALLQMGGVHLLNLSMFLLQAGFGFADFLLLFTLYNIKDTIRAFSLGFATVCVGIVLGYYAGMLKDYAEFFTGLGSLMLVASLVYYFSTEKVPKEVSERLPQEPSDQEEVSAEKFLNHLQNSLHKKLSPREFEVLLHLLEGCDYENISQKMGLSTSSVREYTRRALLKLEMDRESLISMYKDWMHQYA from the coding sequence ATGGGTACTTTTGCTCTGGGAGGCTTTGTGCTTTGGTTGGTGTCTTTTCCTATGGCTGGCTTTCTGCTGGATAGGGTTCAGCTTATGCCATACTTTCTTCTGGCTCACATAGTAGGATTACTAACCTGCTTTTTGCTTGACAGAAAGATACTCCTTTTTGCTATACCTCTCACTGCGGTGGTTGCTCTCTTTACTGCGGTTTATCCTTATGTAGGTTCAAAGGAGTACCTCCTTATACTCATTGGCTTTATGTCCGCTTTTACCGCTACCTACACGGGCTTTTTGATAAGCTCGCAGGGTAGTATAAATAGTTTTTTTGGGCTTGCACTTGGAAATGTAGGCTCACTTTTTATTTCTTTCTTTCCTGTTGAGAAAACCTTTAAGTATCTGCTCTCCGCAGTGTCCTTAGTTGCAGTCATGTACAGTCCAAAACAGGTTCCTCAGGCGGATAAATCCTTACATTCTCTATACAGGATGCTTCCTTACTTTTTGGTCTTTTATGCCACTGGCGGGCTCATGTACAAAGGGGTTTTGGAGTTTTACGCACAGGTGTCTTATCTGCATGGTCTGGAAGTAATCTTTTACGCAATGGGGGTTTTGGTATCTTACAAATTGCTCAGCCTTTTGGGCGAGAAGGCTCTCGTGGCGGTTTCTGCTTTTTTGAATGCTACCGCATACGCACTTCTTCAGATGGGAGGGGTGCATCTTTTGAACCTTTCTATGTTTTTGCTTCAGGCTGGATTTGGCTTTGCGGACTTTTTGCTTCTTTTCACTCTCTATAATATAAAAGATACTATAAGGGCTTTTTCCCTTGGCTTTGCTACGGTATGTGTGGGTATAGTTCTTGGCTACTATGCGGGCATGCTAAAAGACTACGCCGAGTTTTTCACTGGACTTGGTAGTCTTATGTTAGTGGCTTCTTTGGTGTATTACTTCTCTACGGAGAAAGTGCCTAAAGAGGTGTCTGAAAGATTGCCTCAAGAACCATCAGATCAAGAGGAGGTTTCTGCAGAGAAGTTTCTTAACCACCTACAGAACAGTCTCCACAAAAAGCTCAGCCCCAGAGAGTTTGAAGTTTTACTCCATCTTCTGGAAGGTTGCGACTATGAGAATATATCCCAGAAAATGGGTCTCTCTACCTCCAGCGTAAGAGAGTACACAAGAAGGGCTCTTCTTAAACTTGAGATGGATAGGGAAAGCCTCATAAGTATGTATAAAGACTGGATGCATCAGTATGCGTAA
- a CDS encoding 2Fe-2S iron-sulfur cluster-binding protein has protein sequence MERKVKIVVDGREIEAQEGVSLLEVLLKEGISVPYFCYHPKLKVIGACRMCIVYNEKTGRLITSCNTKVEDGMSISTQHELVKNNQKYLLQAFMTRHPLDCPICDKAGECDLQNHGAIFGPQRQIVPVSALEKERHYIDWESDFLEYYTNRCVVCYRCTRVCDDVNGARALYVEERGFHANIVPTVRPIDTSSCEMCGLCVYVCPVGAIISKPFKYWSRSWLLQKERTVCNVCPVGCEIQVEYGIGDWRSKQKVYRTKPTDDLNICAKAFFGYDAHNTNRLLKPYIYGKEESAGNVVNFIASLLKNYGENTAIIISSYLSNEILENIKDVAIRSGSYVCSTLTEDFYAFLEGYGDYTPIYIDDIKSAENYILFGEDITSTAPVLSYYVKGKVYKYGSTYKDAKFKPIVFNNLEELYAEVPSGGVLIANTTGIVGSSAKSLGEFVRRLSEDKAYKVLVLHKDANYLGVYKTFGKDTLSNFGGIVNGISEGLIKNLIVFGEELLDYYHMQELTQVFDKLEKLVVFSPFADGLSELAHVKVPMELYGEMDGTYHTLMGLKKGKRFLPWSFNSTAFFSDLLENLPKVNKGIKVIKGECITPKRLVHLYKSNWITDRSENLKKLYEKNSIWIEIPS, from the coding sequence ATGGAGAGGAAAGTAAAGATAGTTGTAGATGGAAGAGAGATAGAAGCTCAAGAGGGTGTGTCCCTGCTTGAGGTCCTCCTAAAAGAGGGCATAAGTGTTCCCTACTTTTGCTACCATCCTAAGCTCAAGGTAATAGGTGCCTGTAGAATGTGCATAGTGTATAACGAAAAGACGGGAAGGCTTATAACTTCTTGCAACACAAAGGTTGAAGATGGTATGAGCATATCCACACAGCACGAGCTTGTAAAGAACAATCAAAAGTATCTCCTTCAGGCTTTTATGACAAGACATCCTCTTGACTGTCCTATTTGCGATAAGGCGGGTGAGTGCGACCTTCAGAATCACGGAGCAATATTTGGACCCCAAAGACAGATAGTTCCCGTTTCAGCGCTTGAGAAAGAAAGACACTACATAGATTGGGAAAGTGACTTTCTTGAATACTACACAAACAGGTGTGTAGTTTGTTATAGATGTACAAGGGTTTGTGATGATGTAAATGGAGCTCGGGCTCTTTATGTGGAAGAGAGAGGCTTTCATGCTAACATAGTCCCTACTGTAAGACCTATAGATACATCTTCTTGTGAGATGTGTGGGCTTTGTGTGTATGTGTGTCCTGTGGGTGCCATTATTTCTAAACCTTTTAAGTACTGGAGCAGAAGCTGGCTTCTTCAAAAAGAGAGAACTGTCTGTAATGTCTGTCCTGTTGGGTGCGAGATTCAGGTGGAGTATGGTATAGGGGACTGGCGATCAAAGCAAAAGGTCTATAGAACAAAGCCCACGGATGACCTCAATATCTGTGCAAAAGCTTTCTTTGGCTACGATGCTCATAATACAAACAGGCTCTTAAAACCTTATATTTACGGAAAAGAAGAAAGTGCGGGAAATGTGGTTAACTTCATAGCCAGCTTGCTCAAAAACTACGGAGAGAACACAGCCATAATCATATCTTCCTACCTCAGCAACGAAATCCTTGAAAACATAAAGGATGTGGCTATAAGAAGTGGCTCTTATGTGTGTTCTACGCTCACTGAAGATTTCTACGCATTTCTAGAAGGATACGGCGATTATACTCCCATTTACATAGATGACATTAAATCTGCGGAGAACTATATACTGTTTGGTGAGGACATAACATCTACCGCACCTGTGCTTTCTTACTATGTGAAAGGTAAAGTTTATAAATACGGCAGTACTTACAAAGATGCCAAGTTCAAGCCTATAGTCTTTAATAATCTGGAAGAGCTTTATGCAGAAGTGCCAAGTGGAGGTGTTTTGATAGCAAACACTACGGGCATTGTGGGATCATCAGCCAAGAGCTTGGGAGAGTTTGTAAGAAGACTCTCTGAGGATAAGGCTTACAAGGTGCTTGTGCTTCATAAAGATGCCAACTACTTAGGAGTATATAAAACCTTCGGAAAAGATACCCTTTCAAACTTTGGTGGTATAGTAAATGGGATTTCCGAAGGTCTTATCAAGAACCTTATAGTTTTTGGAGAGGAGCTTCTTGATTATTACCATATGCAGGAACTTACGCAAGTTTTTGATAAACTTGAAAAGCTTGTGGTCTTTTCTCCTTTTGCAGATGGGCTATCAGAGTTGGCGCACGTAAAGGTCCCCATGGAGCTCTATGGCGAAATGGATGGGACCTATCACACCCTTATGGGATTAAAGAAGGGCAAAAGATTTCTGCCTTGGTCCTTTAACAGTACAGCTTTCTTTTCTGACCTCTTGGAAAACTTACCCAAAGTAAATAAAGGGATAAAGGTTATAAAAGGTGAGTGTATTACACCAAAGCGTCTGGTGCATCTTTACAAGAGCAACTGGATAACAGACAGGAGCGAAAACCTAAAAAAACTATACGAAAAGAACTCCATATGGATAGAGATACCGTCATAA
- the tkt gene encoding transketolase, translated as MDRDTVIINTIRFLSVDQVERAKSGHPGMPLGASHIAYLIFDRFLKFNPKDPNWINRDRFVLSAGHASAMLYSLLFVMGYDLTIEDLKSFRQLNSKTPGHPESHITPGVEATTGPLGQGIGNAVGMAIAEKYLSSLFNREGFPIIDHYTFALVSDGDLMEGVSCEVAQLAGHFKLGKLIVIWDNNKISIDGPTSLAWSEDVLGRFSAFGWHVQAVEDGYNLKEIETAIRSAIEEKEKPSFISIRTHIGYGSPKQDDASVHGAPLGKELVLETKRRFGWPEEEFYVPDEVYEYRKERIERGAKIQEEWNKLFQAYRESYPELAKELEMAFRGEWGEEYRKHIPIFTEPMATRQASGKVLNAIAKYIPTMIGGSADLSESNNTYLHGMGDFLADNPTGRNIHYGVREHAMGTILNGMAYHGGILPYGGTFLIFSDYMRPSIRLAAMSGLKVIYVFTHDSIGLGEDGPTHQPIEQLSSLRLIPNLWVLRPADANEVGIAWDMALQRKDGPVAIVLTRQKVPIIDRKKFASFEGARKGAYVLADTQGQPDVIIFASGSEVHPCLSALEILEKEGIKVKLVNMFSFEVFELQDEDYKRYVLTPEVKRRVAVEAGRGLCWHKYVGSEGLIIGVEEFGRSAPGDVLMEYFGFTGEKIAKKIKEFYF; from the coding sequence ATGGATAGAGATACCGTCATAATAAACACTATACGATTTTTGAGTGTTGATCAGGTAGAGAGGGCAAAGTCTGGCCATCCTGGCATGCCTCTTGGTGCTTCCCACATAGCTTATCTCATATTTGACAGGTTTCTAAAGTTCAACCCAAAAGACCCAAACTGGATAAACAGGGATAGGTTTGTGCTATCCGCAGGGCATGCCAGCGCTATGCTCTACTCACTCCTTTTTGTAATGGGGTACGATCTGACCATTGAAGATCTAAAATCTTTCAGACAGCTAAATAGCAAAACACCCGGTCATCCAGAAAGCCATATAACACCCGGTGTGGAAGCAACCACAGGACCATTGGGGCAGGGTATAGGCAACGCAGTAGGTATGGCCATTGCAGAAAAATATCTATCAAGCCTTTTCAACAGGGAGGGATTTCCTATAATTGACCACTACACCTTTGCATTAGTAAGCGACGGAGACTTAATGGAAGGTGTTTCTTGTGAAGTAGCACAGCTTGCCGGACACTTTAAACTTGGTAAGCTAATAGTTATTTGGGACAACAATAAGATCTCCATAGATGGACCTACATCCCTTGCGTGGTCTGAGGATGTGCTCGGAAGGTTTTCTGCTTTCGGTTGGCATGTGCAAGCCGTAGAAGACGGCTACAATTTAAAAGAAATAGAGACCGCCATAAGGTCTGCTATAGAAGAAAAGGAAAAGCCTTCTTTTATATCCATCAGGACGCACATAGGATACGGAAGCCCAAAGCAAGATGACGCAAGCGTTCACGGTGCTCCCTTAGGCAAGGAGTTAGTCCTTGAGACCAAGCGCAGATTCGGTTGGCCTGAGGAAGAGTTTTATGTGCCTGATGAGGTGTATGAATACAGAAAAGAGAGGATAGAAAGAGGAGCAAAAATTCAGGAAGAGTGGAACAAACTCTTTCAAGCCTACAGAGAGTCTTATCCAGAACTTGCAAAAGAGCTTGAAATGGCTTTTAGAGGTGAATGGGGAGAGGAGTACAGAAAGCACATACCCATTTTTACAGAACCTATGGCTACACGCCAGGCAAGCGGTAAGGTATTAAACGCTATAGCCAAGTACATACCCACCATGATAGGAGGCTCTGCAGACCTTTCTGAGTCCAACAACACCTATCTGCACGGTATGGGAGACTTTCTTGCAGACAACCCAACAGGCAGGAACATACATTACGGTGTGAGAGAACACGCAATGGGAACAATACTCAACGGTATGGCATATCACGGCGGAATACTTCCTTACGGTGGGACCTTTTTAATATTTTCCGATTACATGAGGCCATCTATAAGGCTCGCAGCTATGTCAGGGCTCAAAGTGATATATGTTTTTACCCACGATTCTATCGGTTTGGGGGAGGACGGACCTACACACCAACCCATAGAACAACTAAGTTCTTTAAGGCTCATACCAAACCTATGGGTATTAAGACCAGCAGATGCTAACGAAGTAGGTATCGCTTGGGATATGGCTTTGCAAAGAAAGGACGGTCCAGTAGCTATAGTTCTAACACGGCAGAAAGTACCCATTATAGACAGGAAAAAGTTTGCTTCCTTTGAAGGCGCAAGAAAAGGTGCGTATGTTCTTGCCGATACCCAAGGTCAGCCAGATGTAATAATCTTTGCAAGCGGTTCAGAGGTACACCCTTGCTTATCAGCGCTTGAGATATTAGAAAAAGAAGGTATAAAGGTAAAGCTTGTAAATATGTTTTCTTTCGAGGTCTTTGAACTTCAAGACGAAGATTACAAGAGGTACGTGCTTACTCCTGAAGTGAAAAGGAGGGTAGCCGTAGAAGCAGGAAGGGGTTTGTGTTGGCACAAGTATGTGGGAAGTGAGGGATTAATCATAGGTGTTGAGGAGTTTGGTAGGTCTGCACCAGGTGATGTGCTTATGGAATACTTTGGCTTTACTGGTGAAAAGATAGCCAAAAAGATAAAAGAGTTCTACTTTTGA
- the lpxC gene encoding UDP-3-O-acyl-N-acetylglucosamine deacetylase produces MNQRTLKESVSFEGIGIHSGEYSKIVVHPERENVGIRFLKAGVYVPAKLEFVVNTDHSTDLGKDGIVIKTVEHLMAVFFMLGIDNATVEFLKGFEVPILDGSGYYFYKVLKDKVIVLPTLADILEISLSFEVRNSKGYIKALPYEKLSVAYVGSINGFFEERVVEFNGNVKDIVFARTFCYDYELEHLHRKGLAKGGSLKNALLLGKGFVYNKGGMRCEDEPLRHKLLDLIGDLALIGKRIKGRIVSYRGGHTLNYLFVKSLRDHLKTHQTLELSQK; encoded by the coding sequence ATGAACCAGCGCACTTTAAAGGAAAGCGTCTCTTTTGAAGGTATAGGCATACACTCAGGTGAGTACTCTAAAATAGTGGTACATCCGGAAAGAGAGAATGTGGGAATAAGGTTTTTAAAAGCTGGTGTCTATGTACCAGCAAAGTTGGAGTTTGTGGTAAATACAGACCACTCAACGGATTTGGGCAAAGACGGCATCGTTATAAAAACAGTAGAGCATCTTATGGCTGTCTTTTTTATGTTAGGAATAGATAACGCCACTGTTGAATTTTTGAAAGGTTTTGAAGTACCAATTCTTGACGGAAGTGGGTATTACTTTTACAAGGTGTTAAAAGATAAAGTGATTGTCTTACCAACGCTTGCGGATATTTTAGAGATCAGCTTAAGTTTTGAGGTTAGGAACTCTAAAGGATACATTAAGGCACTACCGTACGAAAAACTCTCAGTAGCTTATGTGGGGAGTATTAACGGATTTTTTGAAGAGAGAGTTGTTGAGTTTAACGGAAATGTAAAGGACATAGTTTTTGCAAGAACTTTTTGCTATGATTACGAACTTGAACACTTACACAGAAAAGGTTTGGCAAAAGGAGGTAGTCTGAAGAACGCCTTGCTATTAGGTAAAGGTTTTGTGTACAACAAAGGTGGTATGCGCTGTGAAGATGAACCTCTTAGACACAAGCTTTTGGACCTTATAGGAGATCTGGCTCTTATTGGAAAAAGGATAAAAGGACGGATAGTATCTTACAGAGGTGGTCACACTCTCAACTATCTATTTGTCAAGTCTTTGAGAGATCACCTAAAAACTCACCAAACCCTTGAATTATCTCAAAAGTAG
- a CDS encoding uroporphyrinogen-III synthase produces MHKVILTRSPEDIERDRKLFEREGLGVIALPLIKTLPIDFEPIDENFDFVIFQSAKAVKYFFERAKLRGNEKIIVVGEAVKKAVESYGYSVYQIPEMYYAQEIKLLMEKEKRGTVLLPRSREGREELIKWLSDMGFTVYPLNVYATEYVLYDREDFLKRLSMGQFVFFASPSAVRSFFANLPKPEGTKLLKKKKIVCIGKTTKEELTSLSGLSCFLPEKQSVESVVSLIKSLVSSLH; encoded by the coding sequence ATGCACAAGGTTATACTTACCAGAAGTCCAGAAGATATAGAAAGAGACAGAAAGCTTTTTGAGAGGGAAGGTTTGGGTGTAATTGCCTTACCGTTGATAAAAACACTACCCATTGATTTTGAGCCCATTGATGAAAACTTTGATTTTGTTATATTCCAAAGTGCAAAGGCGGTAAAATACTTTTTTGAGAGAGCTAAGTTAAGAGGTAATGAAAAGATAATAGTGGTAGGAGAGGCGGTAAAAAAGGCTGTGGAAAGCTACGGATACAGTGTTTACCAAATTCCTGAAATGTATTATGCTCAGGAGATAAAACTCCTTATGGAAAAGGAAAAGCGAGGCACCGTTTTGTTGCCACGCTCAAGAGAAGGTAGGGAGGAGCTAATAAAGTGGTTAAGTGATATGGGTTTTACCGTTTATCCGTTGAATGTCTATGCAACAGAGTATGTGCTTTATGATAGAGAGGACTTTCTAAAAAGGCTTTCTATGGGGCAGTTTGTGTTTTTTGCGAGCCCTTCCGCGGTTAGAAGTTTTTTTGCAAATTTACCAAAACCTGAAGGCACAAAGCTTTTAAAGAAAAAAAAGATAGTGTGTATTGGCAAAACTACAAAAGAGGAACTTACATCCTTATCTGGGCTATCCTGTTTTTTGCCTGAAAAACAAAGCGTAGAGAGCGTGGTAAGCTTAATAAAGTCATTGGTATCAAGCTTGCATTAA
- a CDS encoding nucleotide sugar dehydrogenase encodes MIDYRDLLEGKEKICVVGLGYVGLPLAIALSKHFKVIGYDKKSSRISELISGLDITGEVSKEELISSNIDFTDDERRISEAKFIVVAVPTPVDKIKNPDLFFLKEASMTVGKYLRKDSVVVYESTVYPGATEEVCVPILESQSGLKWKEDFFVGYSPERVNPGDKEHTIEKVAKVVAGDTEETLDLIARVYGKVIKAGVYKAPDIRTAETAKVIENIQRDINIALMNELAMIFNKLGIDTKEVLKAAGTKWNFLRFEPGLVGGHCIPVDPYYLAYKSLQVGHIPELILAGRRINESVPFYIANQTVKQIIKSGKRVNSAKVLLMGITFKENVPDIRNSKVYDLYRELEEFGIKVYVYDPIANREEVKEEYGIELLEDIKAQAPYDCVILAVRHRAFLDIDLSFYASLMTKPYILIDVKGVYERSKAQKEGFIYWSL; translated from the coding sequence ATGATTGACTACAGGGATCTTTTAGAAGGTAAAGAGAAAATATGCGTTGTGGGACTTGGTTATGTAGGTCTTCCTCTTGCGATTGCCTTGTCCAAACATTTCAAGGTTATAGGTTATGACAAAAAGAGTTCAAGGATAAGCGAGCTAATCTCTGGCTTGGACATTACAGGGGAGGTATCCAAGGAGGAATTGATCTCTTCTAACATAGACTTTACTGATGACGAAAGGCGTATATCTGAAGCTAAGTTTATAGTAGTTGCTGTACCAACGCCAGTGGATAAGATAAAAAACCCAGACCTCTTCTTTTTAAAAGAAGCTTCTATGACGGTAGGAAAGTATTTGAGGAAGGATAGTGTAGTAGTTTATGAGTCTACAGTTTATCCGGGTGCTACTGAGGAGGTGTGTGTTCCCATACTTGAAAGTCAAAGTGGTCTTAAGTGGAAAGAAGACTTCTTTGTAGGCTATTCACCGGAAAGAGTAAATCCGGGTGATAAGGAACATACAATAGAAAAGGTAGCAAAAGTAGTTGCTGGGGATACAGAAGAAACCCTTGATCTGATAGCTCGCGTATACGGTAAGGTTATAAAAGCTGGCGTTTACAAAGCACCAGATATAAGAACCGCAGAAACTGCAAAAGTCATAGAGAACATCCAAAGAGATATAAACATAGCCCTTATGAACGAACTTGCTATGATATTTAATAAGCTCGGGATAGATACAAAGGAGGTACTCAAAGCTGCCGGCACCAAGTGGAACTTTTTGAGGTTTGAACCGGGTTTGGTAGGTGGTCACTGCATACCTGTTGACCCTTATTATCTTGCCTACAAATCTTTACAGGTAGGACACATCCCGGAGCTTATCTTAGCAGGCAGAAGGATAAATGAAAGTGTGCCCTTTTATATTGCTAACCAAACGGTAAAGCAGATTATAAAATCCGGCAAAAGAGTAAATTCTGCAAAGGTCCTTCTGATGGGTATCACCTTTAAGGAAAACGTACCAGACATACGAAATAGCAAAGTGTATGACCTTTACAGAGAGTTAGAAGAGTTTGGCATAAAGGTTTATGTGTATGACCCCATAGCAAACAGGGAAGAGGTCAAGGAAGAGTACGGAATAGAGCTTTTAGAAGATATAAAGGCACAAGCACCTTACGATTGTGTGATCTTAGCAGTTAGACATAGAGCTTTTCTGGATATTGACCTATCTTTTTATGCATCTCTTATGACAAAACCTTACATTCTTATTGATGTTAAAGGTGTCTACGAAAGGTCTAAAGCGCAGAAGGAAGGTTTTATTTACTG